The nucleotide window ATTTGCGGGGTACTGTTCACATTAATTCTAGTAAGCAGAAGATCAGCAATCCCGGTACTTGTGCCTTCAAGGATTTGTGGATTCATAAATCTCCCTCCAGGGCCTTAATTGATGGCCTTAATGATTATATTTAAAGTCAAATAGATTAATAACGAGAGGTATAGTACTGACAGGATGGAATAGGTAAAGTAAAAAAACTTCATCTTTACGCTTATGTTCTTGAGATACAACGGCAAAGACTTTTTAATTACCATTCCTTTCAGGAACTTAAGGCTTCTTCCGCGGACATTGATCTGCCCGGACAAGCTTTCAATTGTCCTGAACAAGTCTGTTGGCAATAAAGGATTACAGTTGAAGATAAATAATGAAAACTGAAAAACCATAATATGAAAAGCTATATAATGGAAAAATGTTCCTTCAGTCAAAATAGTGATTACAAGTGTTATCAAAGCCATTGTAATATCGTAAACAGGACCCACTACAGCAATGGCTGCCCTTTTTCCCGATGATAATTTGAATGTTTCAGCTGTTCTCACATAAGCAACAGGAATAAAATAATATAACAATCCTACACCAGCTTCTTTGACCTTACCGCCGACGTGTTTACACATTATTGCATGCATTAATTCATGTCCTGTAAGGTGGACGATCAGCCAGGGAATAATCAAGAAGTAATTTCTGCTCCCATAGAATAAACTAGGGTTATCCATCATAAAAATATAGATAAATAGGCATAATGATAATGTATATATGCTTATTGTTATTGTCCAAGTCTTTTTCGACCAGGCGGGAAGTTTGAGCTTAAATCCCTGCAGGTCTTCATCCAATGTAGATATAAGATTGAATTTCAAGATTCGTCCATCAATCTTATCCTTCCACATCGTTCCATTAGAACTTTTCTCTTCTTCAAGATTGTGGGTATGGGTAAAAATAACACCCACATTGAGCATTTGATTTATAAAGGCTGTTAATTGGTTGGTTACATCCGGATTTTTCAAATCGAAGCTTTCTCCCAGATCCCTAAATAACTCGTCGAACGTTACGTTTGACTCCCTGATCTTGGATAAGATCAGCTTCGCATGTGCCGGAATCCTGAAGAGTTTTTCTGTTTGTTTATTGTATAAATATATGTTATTATCTATATCACTTATTTCGAATAGATCATTGAATTGAAGTCTAGATGTACTTGAGAAATGAAAGGCATCCTGATTATTGTCATATATTAATGGTTCACCTGCCATTGATAGTTCCACCCTCTTTTAGTAATAAGAGACATATATAGCGGCAACTATATAATGTCTCTTATCCATACTTTTTTTGTTTATTACCCGGCAGAAGAGAATGTCGATGAAGTTCCCACAGATGATCCGCAACTACCCGCAGTTGCAAAGGATCCGCCAGTCAAAAGCGTGGCCAAACAGTTCGCGAGATTCAAGTCAGCTTCATTCGTAAGCTCTTCTGCATATAACTCCAAATCTACGTTTTCAGTCATGTCAAACCCACCTTATTATTTTTTAACATCCACAGGAAGCACTTGCTGCTGTCGATGCCGTTCCTGCACAACTTCCAAATGTTGATGCTGATGTGAACGAAGAGCCACAAGCCCAGCAGCAGCCATAATTCATGATAGAAGTTTCATTTTCAGAAAGCTCTTCAACAAACAACTCAAGTTCTTTTTTAGGATTAGTATCCATATGAGTCCTCCTAAAATTCAAAATTCACCTTACCAACTGAAACTGCTCATTGTTCCGTAAGTGCTTACGCTTGATGTAGGGCATGAAGCGCTTAGGGCACTGGACTCAGTGCTGATTGTAGAAGTAGATGCGAGCAAGACATTCCCTTGTGACATCTCAGGCAGTTCCTCAGCATATAGTTCTAATTGTTTCTTATCTTCCATGTTTATCACCTCCTTTCAAGTTGCTGTATTGGATGACCCAACGCGAAAGCAAACATCTGACACTTCCGATAACCATCCAGATCTGATATTTTCCTTAACCCACTTGGCAAAATGCCTGCGAAGACGGTTCCTACATAGCCTAGGTCAATTGTATGCAGCCATGAGAATTCGGCAATCGCGCCAGATTTTTTTAGCAGTCGATTGTATCCTCTTGGACCATATAGTTGGACAGCCCTCTCCACTTTTCCGACAAAAATGATGATAGCAGCAGCTTGAGAGAATTCTCTTTTTGCAGAAAAATCTCATTGATGATTTCTGTTAAACAGATATCATTTAAAGGAATCAATTCCTGTCCACAGTATTCATAAATACGGTCATTCTTGAATTCCAGATCTTTCTCGACCCTTCTGGCCAGAACATATTGCTCGATGCTGGTACCCTCTTCAAAATCCTCAAACCAGTTAGTCCTCTGGAACTCCTTATTGTTTTCTAGGATCTTCATCAAGTGTTCATATGATATGGCTTTCTCCTGATCGAAGAATCGTGTTGATTGTCGCGCACTTAATATCTGATCCAGACTATGATCGAATGCTGGCATTTCCGTAAGAATATGTTCAGATGCAGCCGGGAGATCCACCAATGAGCCATGCTTCGCTGTCTCAATCAACTCGTGAACAATCGTATAATTAGGGTGAAGTGCCTTATTCATCCAGCTCACTCCTTTTTCCTACTGCGATTAAGTATGTGATGATTTCTTTCCTTCTGTTGAACTTGAGTAACTGCATTAAATGATCATCGATATATCGATCTGTTTCCAACACACTCAATCCCGTTGCCTCACTCGATGCCTTTATATGGGTAAATGCAACACCTGCATCGAGATTCACGATTCTATATCCAAATTCTTTGTATTTTTGAGCAACTTTCTCATAGGAACCTGCAAGTACAAAATATCCCAAATGTTCCGAAAATTCCGCTTGGATTTTGTCCTTATCAGCTATGGCTTCAGCTAATATTGATTGATCCAGCTTCTCGGTAATTTGATAAAGCCCATGTTTTAATGGATCGTAAAAGTAAACGGCCTGTTCAAGCCCTTCAATTCCTGTATTCAAGAAATACATGTCAACGGATCCCAAATTCCCACCTGTCGGGGCATATCGATTCACTTGATTCGGTCTTGGAGTACTGCCCGTTTTGAGCCCATTCGAAAACAGCAGTATTTTTGCCAGCTTTCTTAAATCAGCAGCTTTCCCTTCCTTCAGTTCCTGTGCCGTCGGCAAGCTGCTTTCCTTCTCTAGCTGAATAAAAGGAAAGCTATGAAACTCTTTAAAAAACCTTGCCAACTCAAGATTCTTCGGTCGATAATGATTCTGATGATCTTTGATACTGATGAATTCACGAGGTGGAAACGATACAAAACTTTCATATTGACTTACGATATCAATAACCGGGTCCTTGTCGTCGACGCAATCACAACCTATACAATATGGAACTTTAGAGAATTTAATTTGATTTGAGTCCCATGTTTTTAAATCTACTATATTCACCATATTCTGGGTGATTAGAAGAGATGAGACCCTTGATAAGAAATTGGTCAGCTCCCCGGCCACATATCCTAAGCCTGCCTCTTTCAACCTGCTTACTCCAACGGAATCATCTGTTTCTGTACTGACAGAGATTCTCTCCAGCTGCTCTAGAAAACATTCAAAGCACATTGTATTTTCAGTATCTATGTATGGCCCAGTAATAAGCGTACTGCCCTGTAATATCGCAACAAAGCAAGGAACTTTCCTGGAAGCCAGCTTCTTCATGGTTACTTTATGGTCATATAAATCGTCGATGTGATCCAGAACCAACAAAGTAATCAGGTTGGCATCTGCGGATTGTTCAGCACAGTCCCGATCATCAACTTGTACCCCATATTGTAAAAAATGCTCTTTTAGTTTAATGTATTTCTCTCTGTCGGAAATAATATTGATCGTGTGGCTGCGCAGACGCTCTAAAGCCTGGCCAGCCGAAACATTGATTCGCGTCCCATCAATGAACCTTTCCAGATACGGCAGGTAAGGAGATGCAGGAGATTCATTTACTTGATACCCCTCTTGGATGACACCTCTTGTATATAATAAGGCTACAGCTTCATATATATTCCTGAGCTCATATTCTGGAAGCTCACTAGCTATTTTCGGAATACTTTTAGTACCATCCAATAACGGGATTAGTTCAGGAATCAATGTCTTAGTCGCATTCCCTCTAAGTAATTGTTTTTCGATTCCTCCATCTATGATAAGGCCATCCTCGAGATGTTGGATTAGGGTGAAGTGATTAGAAAACAAAGGTCTTTCAGGAAGCTTGAATTGCGGATCGTTGAAAACAGCCAATCCCATTTGTTGCGCTGTTATTTTTTTGGATGCAATCATTTTATAAGCTCCTTCCCGCCCATTTCATTTTTGAACATATTTTCCAAAGTCATATAGCTCCTGGCTGCCTCATTTTGTGTACCGCATCTTTCACACCCATGGACGCCAATGACATTACTTTTATAACCATATCGACTATAAGTATTGAAGTTGAATATTTGACCTTCCAGGCTACCTAAATTATGTTCGAGCGTATAAAGCAGCCAATTACCGAACATACTTACGTCTGCAGGGTGGAAACCCATATCCGAAGGAATCATATTATGATTGTAGAATTCATTGACCGAATTCTGCACGGCAGCGATTGGACTATGCTGCAAGACACGATCAACAAAGCAATGGTAGCAGGCACCTTCATCCGTATTACTTAGCGGTCCAATAGTAACCATTGGTTGATTCGCAATGACAGGAAAGAACTTCGCACCAATTGAATAAGCATGCTTCTCCAAATTCTTACATAAATCAACACAAGGCTGAGAACTTAGAACAATGAATAATTCCGCTTCCTGTAATAATTCCATGTCGTATTCAGGATAAATACCACTTAATTGGGTTATTTGGATATTATCCATATTTCTATCTAGAAAACTAGCGATTTCATCGGCAAATTTTCCAATGCTGAATAATTGAATCTTCATTTTTTAACCCCCTTTTCTCCAATTTCATTTAGGCAAATGGCTGAGGATCTTTATTGATATCCTGTTCCCTTTTGATTCCGTATCCCATTTTAAGAGGAGCAGAATATAGTCTTTCCGTTCCTAAGAATCTCGCCGTGTACGCAAACGATAATGGCATCAACGAAGGAGCAATCACTTTTACAGCGTACATTCCGTGTCTCCTGGACTCATCGGTTGTCATGTCTACTGCGATCAATTCATGCCCTTTCTGTCCTAGGTGGTCAATCAAGAAATCAAGGTCTGCTTTGCTATCACCTGTAGCGTAGTTAGCCATGTCCTCAAAATTAGTGGTATTCGGGGATTCTTTCAGAAAATCAAACTTGTGCATGTTTTCTGGTTTCCCCATAAATAAAGCCCCGTCCATTACATCGAGAAATTCATCTATGTTTCTATCATTCTGCTTTTTATTTTGTAAGGCGATCCTTAAGGAGGCAGCCTCTCTCATGATTTTAGTCAAAGCAATATTGGGGTCTAATTCCGTAGTACACATGACAATGGTAGACAACTTTGGGTTATGGGGAGTTGTCTGAACGCAATAGATGGAAGGAATGCCCACATCGGTTGTCGCGTCAAAAAACTCAGTGATGACAAAATCCTGATTGATGATTTGTTGATAATATTCCTGAACCCATTTCGGCAACTTGTACTCATTGATTTTCAATTTAGGAAGCTGTAAACGCTGCAGCCATGTCAAGGCAATCGCATCTCGCTCAACAACCTCATTGATCCCGTTAATCAGTGCTTCTTCATAACTTCTGTGAATGGCACAACCAGTCGATATTGGCAGCCAAAATCTTTCATTTTCATGCTGGGGGATATGTAGATAAGTCATGACAGCCGGTACCCATACAGTCCTCTTATTCGTAAGCGAGTAACCTTTGACCCAGCGAATCACTTTGTCTTTGTCTGGCTTGCTAATGAAGCATGAGGGATGAGCCGCTTCTAAGTCTGAAATCTGCGGGATGCTATCCAGATTCAAGGCTTCGTCGCCAAGCTCGTTAGCAGTGGCATAAATGAATTGCTCTTCTTTATAAACACACGAACAATACCTTTCCAGAGTCTCAGCAATCGCTTTGGTTCGCGCTAGATCTTCCTTCAAATCTCCTCCAGCACCAGTAAGTTCGATCGGCCTGCCGTAATTACGGTTCTTAAATAAGCTGACATTGTTCAGGTCCCCAAGCGAAGCACTGAATATCGGGTAGTCTGGCTCACCACAATTGGTAGGAAGACTTACTGGGTAAGACATTAATCCTCCCAATGGATTATGGAAATTCTCCAAAGGCTTTGTTCCCAAAAAAAACCCTCCTTTAATATGGAATTAAAATGATACATTGGATGTGTATTTCCAGTATAATGTAACTAAACTTTGACAACACCGAAATCTTCGGTGAAGTATACCGAAAACTTTATGTGGTTTACTTCATTTTTCCACAATAATGAATGCGGTACCGTATGAGAAGAGAGAGGTTATTGAAATTACTTACTGAATTGTTGATTAGTTGCATTAGCATATTGTATATATTTGTTTCAAACATCATTACCTGTCGACTTTCAAATAGTAATGTTCATTTTTTGACCGATTTCAGTTCCCTATGCACAAATTTTTCAACTTTATACAAACAAGATACCAGGACTATTACCCTATGAGATTAGATCATTGATTAGTCAGAGGATGTACACGAGGGTGGCTTATAGCCACTGTAAAATAGATAAAGGGACGGTGCTTAAAGTACCTGGTTGTCCAAACCACAAACAAAAAGAAAATCAAATTCCCTACTTATAATCTGGTAGGTGAAGAAAAGGTGAACCAGCTTATACAGGAATATCTAGTCCCACATGCGACACCTGAATTAAAATTGAATTGGGAAAAACGCATGGATAATAAAGGAGCCTAAGACCAAGGGACGGTTGTCTTTTCCCATTATTGAAGGGTGATTTTCTCAATCCTATTTCTAATTCAAAGAAAAGAGGTTTAGGTATGGGGAGGAAAAATGTCTTTGTTGGTGTTTTAGTCGTTTTGTTGATTGTTGGAAGTTGGTTGGTGGAGACTTAGGGACGGTTCTTTACGACCTTTTAAAGATCCAGACTCAATTGTTAATAATGTCTTGCCTGAAAGGATGACACTTATGAGTTTGAGTAAGATGAAGCCTGAAAAAATCAGCCCAATCAGTCCGATAACGATACTTAAAAGGCCTCTAACAAAACCTGAATCAGGCGCTACAACAAACAGAACAAAGGCGGAAAGCAACGTACCAAATAACGCAGATGATGCCATGCAACCAGCACCGAAATTCGTGTAGAGAATCTCGACCTTTCCTTCTGAAATTTTTATATTATGTTCTTCCATATTAAGGTCACCTTTCACATAAGAAAAGCTTACAGAGCTAATCGCTTTAGCCAGCAAGCTCCTACCAATCTATGCGCCTTTATTGCTCATACACTTATTCCAGTTCTGCTTAAATTCCTATAATAATGAATTTACTAGACCTGACCAATCCGCAAAGGAATAAGTCAAAAACCCTACACCAAAGAGTAAAATCAAGAATCTTACTAACCAAGGATATTTGTAGGGCCGAAAAAAAGAAACTGCTCCAATTCCTACAAGCAATACCCCCAATAAAAACACAAAGATTGTATACAACAACATTCACATCCTTATATAAACCAATAGCCTACAGGAGACAGAGTGACGGTTCTGCTGTATCAAAAAATCTTCCAAAAAAGGAGCAAAAGGTACTTCCCCTTACTCCCTAGAATCTCACAATCAGTCTCCTCTATTGCCCATACGTTTTTCCCAATTCCGTTTCAATTCAGGGGTCGCATTGGGTATAACATAATCATTGATCACCTGGTTCACTTTTTCTTCTGGAACGAGATTATAAGAAGATAACTTGACGGTCTTTTTATTTACCGTTTTGATTGCCAGGTACTTCAATGAACTGCCAGCCCACTTCATATCTGTGATATCCTTAATCGGGACTGCCTTGTTTTTCCCTTTAAAATACCCATCCTGACTGTATATATTGCCTTTCCGGTTAGTACGGCTCTTAAAACTTTTATCAACATTGTGCTGATAAACAAGAAGCCAATGCCTCCAATTATAACTCCTATAAATGCTCTTACTACCCCTGATGTAGGAACTATGTAAAATAAGATGAAGAGGGAGGCCAAGAACATGATACCGCCACCAGTCAACAGACAACCTGCTCCTCCGCTGGTATAAACGACCTCTACTCGATCATCGTAAACTTTTATATTATTCTCTTGCATTTCATTTTCCATAAGGCACCTTTTCCAATGAC belongs to Mesobacillus subterraneus and includes:
- a CDS encoding site-2 protease family protein, with protein sequence MAGEPLIYDNNQDAFHFSSTSRLQFNDLFEISDIDNNIYLYNKQTEKLFRIPAHAKLILSKIRESNVTFDELFRDLGESFDLKNPDVTNQLTAFINQMLNVGVIFTHTHNLEEEKSSNGTMWKDKIDGRILKFNLISTLDEDLQGFKLKLPAWSKKTWTITISIYTLSLCLFIYIFMMDNPSLFYGSRNYFLIIPWLIVHLTGHELMHAIMCKHVGGKVKEAGVGLLYYFIPVAYVRTAETFKLSSGKRAAIAVVGPVYDITMALITLVITILTEGTFFHYIAFHIMVFQFSLFIFNCNPLLPTDLFRTIESLSGQINVRGRSLKFLKGMVIKKSLPLYLKNISVKMKFFYFTYSILSVLYLSLLIYLTLNIIIKAIN
- a CDS encoding thiocillin family RiPP, producing MTENVDLELYAEELTNEADLNLANCLATLLTGGSFATAGSCGSSVGTSSTFSSAG
- a CDS encoding thiocillin family RiPP, with the translated sequence MEDKKQLELYAEELPEMSQGNVLLASTSTISTESSALSASCPTSSVSTYGTMSSFSW
- a CDS encoding SagB family peptide dehydrogenase, producing MIASKKITAQQMGLAVFNDPQFKLPERPLFSNHFTLIQHLEDGLIIDGGIEKQLLRGNATKTLIPELIPLLDGTKSIPKIASELPEYELRNIYEAVALLYTRGVIQEGYQVNESPASPYLPYLERFIDGTRINVSAGQALERLRSHTINIISDREKYIKLKEHFLQYGVQVDDRDCAEQSADANLITLLVLDHIDDLYDHKVTMKKLASRKVPCFVAILQGSTLITGPYIDTENTMCFECFLEQLERISVSTETDDSVGVSRLKEAGLGYVAGELTNFLSRVSSLLITQNMVNIVDLKTWDSNQIKFSKVPYCIGCDCVDDKDPVIDIVSQYESFVSFPPREFISIKDHQNHYRPKNLELARFFKEFHSFPFIQLEKESSLPTAQELKEGKAADLRKLAKILLFSNGLKTGSTPRPNQVNRYAPTGGNLGSVDMYFLNTGIEGLEQAVYFYDPLKHGLYQITEKLDQSILAEAIADKDKIQAEFSEHLGYFVLAGSYEKVAQKYKEFGYRIVNLDAGVAFTHIKASSEATGLSVLETDRYIDDHLMQLLKFNRRKEIITYLIAVGKRSELDE
- a CDS encoding YcaO-like family protein; its protein translation is MGTKPLENFHNPLGGLMSYPVSLPTNCGEPDYPIFSASLGDLNNVSLFKNRNYGRPIELTGAGGDLKEDLARTKAIAETLERYCSCVYKEEQFIYATANELGDEALNLDSIPQISDLEAAHPSCFISKPDKDKVIRWVKGYSLTNKRTVWVPAVMTYLHIPQHENERFWLPISTGCAIHRSYEEALINGINEVVERDAIALTWLQRLQLPKLKINEYKLPKWVQEYYQQIINQDFVITEFFDATTDVGIPSIYCVQTTPHNPKLSTIVMCTTELDPNIALTKIMREAASLRIALQNKKQNDRNIDEFLDVMDGALFMGKPENMHKFDFLKESPNTTNFEDMANYATGDSKADLDFLIDHLGQKGHELIAVDMTTDESRRHGMYAVKVIAPSLMPLSFAYTARFLGTERLYSAPLKMGYGIKREQDINKDPQPFA
- a CDS encoding DUF5381 family protein, whose amino-acid sequence is MKGRCLKYLVVQTTNKKKIKFPTYNLVGEEKVNQLIQEYLVPHATPELKLNWEKRMDNKGA
- a CDS encoding DUF5381 family protein: MEEHNIKISEGKVEILYTNFGAGCMASSALFGTLLSAFVLFVVAPDSGFVRGLLSIVIGLIGLIFSGFILLKLISVILSGKTLLTIESGSLKGRKEPSLSLHQPTSNNQQND
- a CDS encoding DUF5381 family protein is translated as MKWAGSSLKYLAIKTVNKKTVKLSSYNLVPEEKVNQVINDYVIPNATPELKRNWEKRMGNRGD
- a CDS encoding DUF5381 family protein, whose amino-acid sequence is MENEMQENNIKVYDDRVEVVYTSGGAGCLLTGGGIMFLASLFILFYIVPTSGVVRAFIGVIIGGIGFLFISTMLIKVLRAVLTGKAIYTVRMGILKGKTRQSRLRISQI